One segment of Drosophila mauritiana strain mau12 chromosome 3R, ASM438214v1, whole genome shotgun sequence DNA contains the following:
- the LOC117146037 gene encoding eukaryotic translation initiation factor 4E1 isoform X1: MLALSLATLAGKFWSFRIKLKAQSVCEMENSRQSKESSELKRGTSLDDYKLASLGATNKHQLQNTWTLWGVNYDPEIPWEDMLKEIDSFDTVEDFWNLYFSIDTPSKLNRGCDYMLFKKGIRPMWEDPPNKGGGRWTNSVDKRFSAELDKIWLDVLLCLIGEACDHCDQICGALVRIRKNINKISVWTKADAGDEAIREIGHKLSCEVLNLKGKKNWIFFPHESQES; the protein is encoded by the exons ATGCTTGCTCTAAGCTTGGCCACACTCGCGGGTAAATTTT GGAGCTTCAGGATCAAACTCAAAGCACAGAGTGTCTGCGAAATGGAAAACTCAAGGCAAAGCAAAGAATCGTCGGAATTAAAAAGGGGGACTTCTCTGGATGATTACAAACTTGCATCGTTAGGTGCCACAAACAAGCACCAGCTGCAGAACACATGGACCTTGTGGGGCGTAAACTACGATCCCGAAATACCGTGGGAGGACATGCTGAAGGAGATTGACAGCTTCGATACCGTCGAAGACTTCTGGAACCTGTATTTCAGCATCGATACGCCATCCAAGCTCAACCGCGGCTGTGATTACATGCTCTTCAAGAAGGGCATTCGCCCCATGTGGGAGGATCCGCCGAACAAGGGCGGAGGTCGTTGGACAAACAGTGTGGATAAAAGGTTCTCAGCCGAACTGGACAAAATTTGGCTGGACGTGCTTCTTTGCCTTATTGGCGAGGCCTGCGATCACTGCGATCAGATCTGTGGGGCTTTGGTCAGGATTCGCAAAAATATCAACAAAATCTCCGTATGGACAAAGGCAGACGCTGGCGATGAGGCCATCCGGGAGATTGGTCACAAGCTGAGCTGTGAGGTCCTGAACCTCAAAGGGAAAAAAAATTGGATATTCTTTCCGCATGAGTCCCAAGAAAGTTGA
- the LOC117146037 gene encoding eukaryotic translation initiation factor 4E1 isoform X2, translating into MLALSLATLAGSFRIKLKAQSVCEMENSRQSKESSELKRGTSLDDYKLASLGATNKHQLQNTWTLWGVNYDPEIPWEDMLKEIDSFDTVEDFWNLYFSIDTPSKLNRGCDYMLFKKGIRPMWEDPPNKGGGRWTNSVDKRFSAELDKIWLDVLLCLIGEACDHCDQICGALVRIRKNINKISVWTKADAGDEAIREIGHKLSCEVLNLKGKKNWIFFPHESQES; encoded by the exons ATGCTTGCTCTAAGCTTGGCCACACTCGCGG GGAGCTTCAGGATCAAACTCAAAGCACAGAGTGTCTGCGAAATGGAAAACTCAAGGCAAAGCAAAGAATCGTCGGAATTAAAAAGGGGGACTTCTCTGGATGATTACAAACTTGCATCGTTAGGTGCCACAAACAAGCACCAGCTGCAGAACACATGGACCTTGTGGGGCGTAAACTACGATCCCGAAATACCGTGGGAGGACATGCTGAAGGAGATTGACAGCTTCGATACCGTCGAAGACTTCTGGAACCTGTATTTCAGCATCGATACGCCATCCAAGCTCAACCGCGGCTGTGATTACATGCTCTTCAAGAAGGGCATTCGCCCCATGTGGGAGGATCCGCCGAACAAGGGCGGAGGTCGTTGGACAAACAGTGTGGATAAAAGGTTCTCAGCCGAACTGGACAAAATTTGGCTGGACGTGCTTCTTTGCCTTATTGGCGAGGCCTGCGATCACTGCGATCAGATCTGTGGGGCTTTGGTCAGGATTCGCAAAAATATCAACAAAATCTCCGTATGGACAAAGGCAGACGCTGGCGATGAGGCCATCCGGGAGATTGGTCACAAGCTGAGCTGTGAGGTCCTGAACCTCAAAGGGAAAAAAAATTGGATATTCTTTCCGCATGAGTCCCAAGAAAGTTGA
- the LOC117146032 gene encoding SCY1-like protein 2: MDMINKFYSSAVQTVSTLSGVLPGNNVTREYEVLEQVCTAGVGLMWKVYNGHKKSTKQEVSVFVFEKKSLERWSKDDRETMLETLRRGVQQLTKIRHPHVLTVQHPLEESRDSLAFATEPVFASLANVVGDNVRSEKKLYDVEIRHGLLQLFDGLQFLHQDAKIVHRNISAETIVINKNRSWKLFGFDFCIANQPATDGTPHWPFREYTTSLHVLAQPSLEYTAPELALNSVNTPDSDLFSLGVLIFTIYAGKPLKMFGSDYSSFRRYANDLNQRKYPPMNAVPSELTESLKALLHPSANLRPKLHELKQIAYFQDVGVKTLSYLDSLYQWDNLQKSKFYKGLPQIIPTLPHRVNLHSILPYLVKEFVNSPMIPFVLPNVLLIAEMSSQREYCDHILPHLKPIFKLTDPIQILLIFMQKMDLLLKLTPAEEVKQSVLPLLYRSLECDMPQIQDLCLAVLPTFSTLIDYNAMKNSVLPRIKKLCLQSSNVSVKVNCLISIGKLLENLDKWLVLDEILPFLQQIQSREPAIIMGIIGIYKIAMTNTKLGITKDVMAHKCIPYLVPLSVENGLTIAQFNTIIGLIKEMMGRVEQEQREKLQQLSTIQRDNKPKDASEILANELENSTLSPNGSINGNKINDDMFSGFTVGQPKAAIGAAIAPAKPREQLKISHNTISAPPAARPDILSSMMQSNLTGLGTTTVAAAPPPATTQMPSNNGWHSANPLVMNHQLASPQASNNNSFSLDDLDPFAGGRPSVGAPKANNTNGANMYTVQQPTVNYIYPTGYSLNSIQQHQQQQLLGKPSQAPTLQPQTQPLLPTDNQNLNALSQQDILNFLN; the protein is encoded by the exons ATGGACATGATAAACAAGTTCTACTCATCCGCCGTGCAGACGGTGTCCACACTGTCCGGCGTTCTGCCCGGGAACAATGTGACGCGGGAGTACGAGGTGCTGGAACAGGTGTGCACCGCCGGAGTGG GTCTGATGTGGAAGGTGTACAATGGCCACAAGAAGAGCACCAAACAGGAAGTGTCCGTCTTCGTGTTCGAGAAAAAGTCGTTGGAGCGCTGGTCGAAGGATGACAGGGAGACCATGCTGGAAACACTGCGGCGCGGCGTTCAACAGCTAACCAAGATTCGACATCCTCACGTGCTAACCGTACAGCATCCGCTGGAGGAGAGTCGGGACTCGCTTGCCTTCGCCACGGAGCCGGTTTTTGCCTCCCTAGCCAACGTGGTTGGCGACAACGTGCGCTCCGAAAAGAAGCTCTATGATGTAGAGATTCGACACGGTCTGCTGCAGCTCTTCGATGGCCTGCAGTTCCTTCACCAAGACGCCAAGATTGTGCACCGCAACATTAGCGCCGAGACAATCGTGATCAACAAGAACCGCAGCTGGAAGCTGTTCGGATTCGATTTCTGCATTGCCAACCAGCCGGCCACCGATGGCACACCACACTGGCCCTTTCGGGAGTACACCACATCCCTGCACGTCCTGGCACAGCCCAGCTTGGAGTACACAGCACCGGAGCTGGCCCTGAACAGTGTCAACACACCAGACAGTGATCTGTTCTCATTGG GCGTACTAATTTTCACCATTTATGCCGGCAAGCCCCTTAAGATGTTTGGCAGTGATTACAGCAGCTTTCGGCGCTACGCAAATGATCTGAACCAGCGAAAGTACCCACCCATGAACGCAGTGCCCAGCGAGCTGACTGAAAGCCTTAAAGCTCTGCTGCATCCCAGTGCCAACCTGCGACCGAAGCTGCATGAGCTTAAGCAGATCGCTTACTTTCAAGATGTCGGGGTTAAGACACTTAGCTATTTGGACTCGCTATACCAGTGGGACAACCTGCAGAAGTCAAAGTTTTATAAGGGTCTGCCGCAGATCATTCCGACGCTACCGCACCGGGTCAATTTGCATTCGATTCTTCCCTATCTCGTCAAAGAGTTCGTCAACTCGCCAATGATACCGTTTGTGCTGCCCAACGTTCTGCTTATTGCGGAGATGAGCAGCCAACGAGAGTACTGCGACCACATCCTTCCGCACTTGAAGCCGATCTTTAAGCTTACAGACCCCATCCAGATTCTGCTGATCTTTATGCAGAAAATGGATCTATTGCTCAAGCTAACGCCAGCGGAAGAGGTGAAGCAGAGTGTTCTGCCGCTGCTTTATCGCTCTCTGGAATGCGACATGCCCCAGATCCAGGACCTCTGCCTAGCTGTGCTTCCAACATTTTCAACTCTGATCGACTACAACGCAATGAAGAACTCCGTGCTGCCACGAATCAAGAAACTGTGTCTGCAGAGCAGCAATGTGTCGGTAAAGGTTAACTGTCTGATCTCCATCGGCAAGTTGTTGGAAAACTTGGACAAGTGGCTTGTGCTAGACGAGATTCTGCCATTCTTGCAGCAGATCCAAAGCCGCGAACCTGCTATCATTATGGGAATTATTG GCATTTATAAAATCGCAATGACTAACACCAAACTGGGCATAACAAAGGACGTGATGGCACACAAATGCATCCCTTATCTGGTACCATTAAGTGTGGAGAACGGCCTTACCATTGCTCAATTCAACACGATTATAGGCCTCATCAAGGAGATGATGGGGCGGGTGGAACAGGAGCAGCGGGaaaagctgcagcagctgtcCACCATACAGAGAGACAATAA ACCCAAAGACGCTTCCGAAATATTGGCCAACGAGCTGGAGAACTCTACTCTCTCCCCCAACGGGTCCATCAATGGTAACAAGATCAACGATGACATGTTCTCCGGGTTCACTGTTGGACAGCCGAAAGCAGCTATCGGCGCTGCAATAGCACCGGCTAAGCCTAGGGAGCAACTCAA AATATCGCACAATACCATATCTGCTCCGCCAGCAGCCAGGCCCGACATCCTCTCCTCGATGATGCAAAGCAACCTCACTGGTCTGGGTACAACTACAGTGGCAGCTGCTCCGCCACCTGCAACTACACAAATGCCGTCAAACAATGGTTGGCACAGTGCGAATCCCCTTGTGATGAACCATCAGTTGGCCTCTCCTCaagccagcaacaacaattccTTTTCGCTGGACGACCTGGATCCCTTCGCTGGTGGCAGACCCTCTGTTGGCGCCCCCAAAGCCAACAACACAAACGGTGCCAACATGTATACGGTGCAGCAGCCTACGGTTAACTACATTTATCCTACTGGCTACAGTCTGAACAGCAtccagcagcatcagcagcagcaactgctgGGTAAACCCAGTCAGGCACCCACGCTCCAGCCGCAGACACAGCCGCTGCTGCCAACCGATAACCAGAACCTCAACGCACTTTCCCAGCAAGACATACTTAACTTTTTGAACTAG
- the LOC117146034 gene encoding adipocyte plasma membrane-associated protein: MGFLGALLKSSLFLVSFLGALFLLPGLPPTTTFPFKEYFIKPARDLNGTLELNNHLNGARQLWKDKIFGPECLIVHEDKIYTGIHSGEVIRLNNEESVQPITKIGQHCDYIFDDELCGYPVGLALDTQGNNLIVSDAYYGIWQVDLKTKKKTVVVPAEQILPGKGANRRAKLFNSLAVSRQGDIFWTDSFSDDFVLAAFANPSGRLFRYDRVKKTNEVLLDELSFANGLALSPSEDFIVLAETTAMRLRKYYLKGSRAGESEVFVEGLPGWPDNLTADEEGIWVPLSVASDSENPNLFAVLAPYPRLRSFLARLVALMRLPLRVLNHIYPNDIAARLFHSFNDLVIRNAPKRSTVVRVDWNGNIVRSLHGFDRSASGISHVLEVKGHLYLGSPVNHYVAKVKLPDEGLKSVKGN, from the exons ATGGGTTTTCTTGGTGCATTACTTAAATCCAGCCTGTTTTTGGTCTCATTCCTGGGGGCCCTGTTCCTGCTACCGGGTTTACCTCCCACCACCACTTTCCCCTTCAAAGAGTATTT TATAAAGCCAGCTAGAGATCTGAATGGAACTCTCGAGCTGAACAATCACTTAAATGGCGCCCGCCAGTTGTGGAAAGATAAAATATTTGGACCCGAATGCCTCATAGTCCACGAGGACAAGATTTACACAGGAATTCACAGCGGCGAGGTTATTCGACTAAACAATGAGGAGTCGGTTCAACCTATCACCAAGATAGGTCAACATTGTG ATTATATATTTGACGATGAGTTGTGCGGCTATCCAGTGGGTTTAGCCCTGGACACCCAGGGAAACAATCTTATTGTATCCGATGCATACTACGGCATATGGCAAGTCGACTTGAAAACGAAGAAGAAAACTGTGGTGGTGCCGGCGGAGCAGATCCTCCCTGGCAAGGGTGCAAACCGTCGGGCTAAGCTGTTCAATTCGCTGGCAGTTAGCCGCCAGGGTGACATATTCTGGACGGATTCCTTTTCAGACGACTTTGTCTTGGCTGCGTTCGCCAACCCGTCGGGTCG ACTTTTCAGGTACGATCGTGTAAAGAAGACAAACGAGGTACTGCTCGATGAGTTGTCCTTTGCCAACGGCTTGGCCTTAAGTCCCAGTGAGGATTTCATTGTCCTTGCCGAAACAACGGCCATGCGGCTAAGAAAATACTATCTCAAAGGATCTCGAGCCGGTGAAAGCGAAGTGTTTGTGGAAGGTTTGCCCGGCTGGCCGGATAACCTCACTGCTGATGAAGAGGGAATCTGGGTGCCCCTGTCCGTGGCTTCAGATAGTGAGAATCCCAATTTGTTCGCCGTGTTGGCGCCCTATCCGAGGCTTAGATCTTTCCTGGCCCGTTTGGTGGCTCTAATGCGACTTCCCCTTCGAGTTCTGAACCATATATATCCAAATGACATAGCGGCTCGTCTTTTTCACTCCTTTAACGATTTGGTCATCAGGAACGCTCCCAAGCGTAGCACTGTGGTGCGTGTGGATTGGAATGGAAACATTGTGAGATCCCTGCATGGGTTTGACAGATCAGCTTCGGGCATATCCCACGTGCTGGAAGTTAAGGGTCACTTATATTTGGGATCTCCTGTCAATCACTATGTTGCCAAAGTCAAATTGCCCGATGAGGGATTGAAGTCTGTAAAAGGAAATTAA
- the LOC117146036 gene encoding beta-1,4-N-acetylgalactosaminyltransferase bre-4 codes for MFVRLWVRSFHIYDLLIAIGLITLIVYLCLPFRFASHYDYIEESKIEGALVPQVTRNVSLQEVFECTYSEIIAENRFVYHLAHYHDAVQRGAEIRPGGEFRPEGCQARYSTAIIVPYRQREEQLHAFLTYMHNYLPQQLIHYRIFLVEQFDHKPFNRAMLFNIGAQVAAEYGFPCLILHDVDLLPLNSGQIYACSERPRHMCSALDHWRFRLPYRGLFGGVVAINTAQYQQINGMSNLYHGWGGEDDDLYERLQALNIDICRFAMEFSEYTMLKHKPERPNANRVALLRSATLRQHSDGLNSLVYTEVERRMHSLFTHILVDT; via the coding sequence ATGTTCGTGCGGCTCTGGGTCCGCAGCTTCCACATATATGATCTTCTCATCGCCATCGGACTAATCACGCTCATCGTGTACCTGTGTCTGCCCTTCCGGTTCGCATCGCACTACGACTACATCGAGGAATCAAAGATCGAGGGGGCTCTTGTGCCGCAGGTGACCAGGAATGTCTCCCTGCAGGAAGTTTTCGAATGCACCTACTCGGAGATCATTGCCGAAAACCGGTTCGTCTACCACCTGGCCCATTACCATGACGCTGTGCAGCGCGGCGCGGAGATCCGTCCTGGCGGCGAGTTCCGGCCGGAAGGATGTCAGGCTCGCTACAGCACCGCCATCATTGTGCCGTACAGGCAGCGGGAGGAGCAGCTGCACGCCTTTCTTACCTATATGCACAATTACCTGCCGCAGCAGCTGATCCACTATCGGATTTTCCTGGTCGAACAGTTCGATCATAAGCCCTTCAACAGGGCGATGCTCTTCAACATTGGCGCCCAGGTGGCTGCGGAGTATGGATTTCCCTGCCTGATCCTTCACGACGTGGACCTCCTGCCACTGAATTCAGGTCAAATATATGCCTGCTCCGAGCGTCCTCGGCACATGTGCTCTGCCCTAGATCACTGGCGATTCCGACTGCCTTACCGCGGTCTTTTCGGCGGCGTGGTGGCCATCAACACCGCCCAGTACCAGCAGATCAACGGCATGTCCAATCTGTACCACGGCTGGGGCGGAGAGGACGATGACCTCTACGAGCGCCTGCAGGCCCTTAACATCGACATTTGCCGATTCGCGATGGAGTTTAGTGAGTACACCATGCTGAAGCACAAACCGGAGCGGCCGAATGCCAACCGGGTGGCGCTTCTGAGATCGGCGACTCTGCGCCAGCACTCGGATGGACTCAACTCACTGGTGTACACGGAAGTGGAGCGGCGAATGCACAGTCTGTTCACGCACATTCTGGTGGACACCTGA
- the LOC117145845 gene encoding probable cleavage and polyadenylation specificity factor subunit 2 — protein sequence MTSIIKLHTISGAMDESPPCYILQIDDVRILLDCGWDEKFDANFIKELKRQVHTLDAVLLSHPDAYHLGALPYLVGKLGLNCPIYATIPVFKMGQMFMYDLYMSHFNMGDFDLFSLDDVDTAFEKITQLKYNQTVSLKGKGYGISITPLNAGHMIGGTIWKIVKVGEEDIVYATDFNHKKERHLSGCELDRLQRPSLLITDAYNAQYQQARRRARDEKLMTNILQTVRNNGNVLIAVDTAGRVLELAHMLDQLWKNKESGLMAYSLALLNNVSYNVIEFAKSQIEWMSDKLTKAFEGARNNPFQFKHIQLCHSLADVYKLPAGPKVVLASTPDLESGFTRDLFVQWASNANNSIILTTRTSPGTLAMELVENCAPGKQIELDVRRRVDLEGAELEEYLRTQGEKLNPLIVKPDVEEESSSESEDDIEMSVITGKHDIVVRPEGRHHSGFFKSNKRHHVMFPYHEEKVKCDEYGEIINLDDYRIADATGYEFVPMEEQNKENVKKEEPGMGADQQANGAIVDNDVQLLEKPTKLINQRKTIEVNAQVQRIDFEGRSDGESMLKILSQLRPRRVIVIHGTAEGTQVVARHCEQNVGARVFTPQKGEIIDVTTEIHIYQVRLTEGLVSQLQFQKGKDAEVAWVDGRLGMRVKAIEAPMDVTVEQDASVQEGKTLTLETLADDEIPIHNSVLINELKLSDFKQTLMRNNINSEFSGGVLWCSNGTLALRRVDAGKVAMEGCLSEEYYKIRELLYEQYAIV from the exons ATGACCTCCATTATCAAGCTGCACACTATATCTGGAGCGATGGACGAGTCCCCGCCATGTTATATCCTACAGATAGACGATGTGCGGATATTACTCGACTGCGGATGGGACGAAAAGTTCGATGCCAACTTTATCAAGGAACTGAAGAG GCAGGTGCACACCCTGGACGCCGTGCTGCTATCCCATCCGGATGCATATCATCTTGGAGCCCTGCCATACTTGGTGGGCAAGCTGGGGCTCAATTGCCCCATCTACGCCACCATTCCCGTGTTCAAAATGGGTCAAATGTTCATGTATGACCTTTACATGTCGCACTTCAACATGGGCGACTTCGATCTATTTTCGCTGGACGACGTGGACACGGCTTTCGAAAAGATCACCCAGTTGAAATACAACCAAACGGTTTCACTGAAGGGCAAGGGATATGGAATATCCATTACGCCTTTGAACGCTGGACACATGATTGGCGGCACCATCTGGAAAATTGTCAAGGTGGGCGAGGAGGATATTGTGTACGCCACCGACTTCAACCACAAGAAGGAGCGCCACTTGAGTGGCTGCGAGCTGGACAGGCTGCAAAGACCTTCGCTGCTCATTACCGACGCATACAACGCACAGTACCAGCAGGCCAGAAGGAGGGCTCGCGATGAAAAGCTCATGACCAACATCCTGCAGACGGTGCGTAACAACGGCAATGTCCTGATAGCCGTGGACACGGCAGGACGAGTCCTGGAGTTGGCCCACATGCTGGACCAGCTGTGGAAGAACAAGGAATCGGGTCTGATGGCCTACTCGCTGGCCCTTCTTAACAATGTGAGCTACAACGTGATTGAGTTCGCCAAGTCGCAGATCGAATGGATGAGTGACAAACTCACGAAGGCTTTCGAAGGTGCCCGCAACAATCCTTTCCAGTTCAAGCACATCCAGTTGTGCCACTCACTGGCGGACGTCTATAAATTGCCCGCTGGTCCAAAAGTGGTGCTGGCCAGTACTCCAGATCTGGAGAGCGGATTCACGAGGGATCTCTTCGTGCAATGGGCCAGCAATGCCAACAATAGCATAATCCTTACTACTCGTACGTCTCCCGGAACTTTAGCCATGGAACTGGTGGAGAACTGCGCACCGGGCAAGCAAATCGAATTGGACGTCAGGCGAAGAGTTGACTTAGAAGGAGCTGAGCTGGAGGAGTACCTACGCACACAGGGCGAGAAACTTAATCCCCTTATCGTGAAGCCCGAtgtggaggaggagagcaGTTCCGAGTCCGAGGACGACATCGAGATGAGCGTCATCACGGGCAAGCATGATATTGTTGTCAGACCAGAGGGTCGCCATCACTCCGGTTTTTTCAAGTCCAACAAACGACACCACGTGATGTTCCCCTATCACGAGGAAAAGGTGAAGTGCGATGAGTATGGGGAGATCATCAATCTAGACGACTATCGGATTGCGGATGCAACAGGCTATGAGTTTGTACCCATGGAGGAGCAAAACAAGGAGAATGTTAAAAAGGAAGAACCGGGCATGGGAGCAGACCAACAGGCTAACGGAGCAATCGTCGACAATGATGTTCAGTTGCTGGAGAAGCCCACCAAGCTGATAAACCAACGCAAAACAATCGAGGTAAATGCCCAAGTCCAGAGGATCGATTTCGAAGGTCGCTCTGACGGCGAGTCCATGCTAAAGATTCTCTCCCAGTTGAGGCCACGAAGGGTCATCGTCATACACGGCACTGCCGAAGGCACACAAGTAGTGGCCAGGCACTGCGAGCAAAATGTCGGTGCGCGCGTTTTTACGCCGCAGAAGGGCGAAATCATTGATGTCACCACTGAGATCCACATCTACCAGGTACGCCTGACGGAAGGACTTGTCTCCCAGCTGCAGTTCCAAAAGGGAAAGGACGCGGAGGTGGCGTGGGTGGATGGTCGCCTGGGCATGCGCGTCAAGGCCATCGAAGCACCCATGGACGTAACTGTGGAGCAGGACGCATCCGTGCAAGAAGGCAAGACATTGACTCTTGAAACACTGGCGGACGATGAGATTCCTATCCACAACTCGGTGCTCATTAACGAACTGAAACTGTCCGATTTCAAGCAGACTCTCATGCGGAATAACATCAACTCGGAGTTCTCCGGCGGCGTGCTCTGGTGCAGCAACGGAACTCTGGCCTTGAGGCGAGTGGATGCCGGCAAGGTGGCCATGGAGGGATGCTTATCCGAGGAGTACTACAAGATCAGGGAGTTGCTGTACGAGCAGTATGCGATCGTTTAA
- the LOC117145848 gene encoding pre-mRNA-splicing factor Slu7: MSSGPMRTPVSQIILSKHDQDAEEEPKKKSREDWRKAKELEEARKAGTAPAAVDEEGRDINPHIPQYISNAPWYYGSAGPTLKHQRPQHEDEQGQLDKRAPKGLNTTRIITKFRKGACENCGAVTHKRKDCLERPRKVQAKYAESIVVHDEHLVNEAAVNYDEKRDRWSSYDPANHREIIEEYEKVEEAKRQLKAEKLKNDPDAEISDEEGNEDKYVDEVDMPGTKVDSKQRITVRNLRIREDTAKYLRNLDPNSAYYDPKTRSMRDNPNPAVPEEEAEFAGENFVRFSGDTTAQATAQLFAWEAHGKGVDVHLLAEPTKLELLQKEYEQKKEQFKSSTKTHIVEKYGGEEHLQVPPKSLLLAQTEEYIEYSRSGKVIKGVEKPKARSIYEEDVYINNHTTVWGSFWNAGRWGYKCCKSFIKNSYCVGMQEPEGYSEQHPTSSTAAATTEPEAQSQFKVPEVPPERPASEVDSASSSESSLSEEEEVKPEKKKSKKKSKKREKKKKAKEQRKQKAKNKETKDKEQTKEKDIPEELDDRKRAYNSMYDVKAPTEDEIEEWKKKRPRAEDPMLQFM, encoded by the exons ATGAGCTCGGGGCCCATGCGCACGCCCGTCTCGCAGATCATTCTGAGCAAGCACGACCAGGATGCCGAGGAGGAGCCCAAGAAGAAGTCCCGCGAGGACTGGCGCAAGGCCAAGGAGCTGGAAGAGGCTCGAAAAGCGGGAACAGCTCCAGCCGCCGTCGACGAGGAGGGTCGCGACATTAATCCCCACATTCCGCAGTACATATCTAATGCACCATGGTATTACGGATCGGCGGGGCCCACTCTCAAACATCAACGTCCGCAGCACGAGGACGAGCAAGGACAGCTGGACAAGAGGGCGCCCAAGGGACTTAACACCACACGCATAATTACCAAGTTCCGGAAGGGAGCCTGCGAGAACTGTGGCGCCGTCACACACAAACGCAAGGACTGCCTGGAGCGGCCGCGGAAAGTCCAAGCCAAGTACGCTGAATCCATCGTCGTGCACGACGAGCATTTAGTCAATGAAGCGGCGGTTAACTATGATGAGAAACGAGATCGCTGGAGCAGTTACGATCCGGCCAATCACAGAGAGATCATTGAGGAGTACGAAAAGGTGGAGGAGGCCAAGCGACAACTCAAAGCAGAGAAGCTCAAAAATG ATCCCGATGCTGAAATATCCGATGAGGAGGGCAACGAGGATAAGTATGTGGACGAAGTGGACATGCCCGGCACAAaggtggactccaaacagcgAATTACGGTGCGCAACTTGCGTATCCGCGAGGATACGGCGAAGTACCTGAGGAACTTGGATCCCAACTCCGCCTACTACGATCCCAAGACGCGCTCCATGCGTGACAATCCCAACCCTGCTGTCCCCGAAGAGGA AGCTGAGTTTGCTGGCGAGAACTTTGTGCGCTTTTCTGGGGACACTACAGCCCAAGCCACCGCCCAGTTGTTTGCCTGGGAAGCCCACGGCAAGGGGGTTGATGTGCATCTGCTAGCGGAGCCCACTAAGTTGGAGCTGCTGCAGAAGGAGTACGAGCAGAAGAAGGAACAGTTTAAGTCAAGC ACCAAAACACACATTGTGGAGAAATATGGGGGCGAAGAGCATCTTCAGGTTCCACCCAAGTCGCTATTGCTGGCGCAGACCGAGGAGTACATCGAGTACTCTCGCAGCGGCAAGGTTATTAAGGGCGTGGAGAAGCCGAAAGCGCGCAGTATCTACGAGGAGGATGTGTATATCAACAACCACACAACAGTTTGGGGCAGTTTCTGGAACGCCGGACGCTGGGGTTACAAGTGCTGCAAGTCCTTCATCAAGAACTCCTACTGCGTGGGCATGCAGGAGCCAGAGGGCTACTCGGAACAGCATCCTACGAGCTCCACTGCAGCAGCTACTACAGAACCCGAAGCTCAAAGCCAATTCAAGGTTCCAGAAGTGCCACCAGAAAGGCCCGCCTCCGAAGTGGACTCAGCATCGAGTTCGGAATCCTCCTTATCCGAAGAGGAGGAGGTAAAACCAGAGAAGAAAAAGTCCAAGAAGAAGTCGAAGAAGCGCgagaagaaaaagaaggccAAGGagcagcgaaaacaaaaagccaagAACAAGGAGACAAAGGACAAAGAGCAGACAAAGGAAAAAGATATTCCCGAAGAACTGGACGATCGCAAACGAGCCTACAACAGCATGTATGATGTGAAGGCGCCCACAGAGGACGAGATCGAGGAGTGGAAGAAGAAGCGGCCAAGGGCAGAAGATCCCATGCTGCAATTTATGTAG